The DNA segment gatgcctctgggtggaactgagctgccaacctttctgttggtagtggagtgcttaacaatttgcaccagtAATTAGGACTAATCTTGTGCTCCTTGAAGAGTCTATTATTGTCAAAGTCCAGGTCTCTCTGTAAAGGACTCAGGTGAAGGGATCTTAGGAGGCAGAGACATTTTATTTCTCATGAATAAAGTTATGAATTATGTTTATGACATCTTTGCCAGTGAATTTCTCTCGGGTGTAAGATAATATATTTTTCAATTATGAAAAGAAATAGGGAAAAGGCTTTTTCTATTTTAGATTACTAAATTTTATACTATGAAAACGGAATACTAAATTTTCCCGATTTGGGCAGGGATAATTCCAGTACATCTGCCTAGACACCTGAGAACTTCCTTAAAGTTACTTTAAAATCCCTGTATGGTAGGGCTCATATAAATAATCACAGACTTTTGGCATTGTAGGAAATTTTGATGAATTAGAGGGCTAACCTTCAGAATGCTAAATTGAGGAAGGTTGTAAAGATAATTGGAATAGggggaaaggttgtggagagagacCTGATAATGTTTTGTGAAATGACTTTGTGAAACATTTAGGCTACAATCAAGAAGAGAAATTTGGAGAACAAAAGTAAAAAACTCCATTTTCTGTCCAGGTAAGAACTTTCTCAGGTGGCTTTTAAGCCCCTTCTTGGGgagattatatattaaaaaaaaaaaaaaacctaccaccaaaaacaaacaccCCATTATAaggcaaagctttattgaagaccTCTTTGCAGGGCTGCTGAGAAGGGCTCTATGAGAAAAGTGTTCTTTAAACCCTCAGGTTGTGATATAAGTGGTTTCtgatagttgtgtgtgtgtgtgtgtgtgtgttacacaTGTAAAGATTAACCTATTTACCAAATTGAAAACAAAAGCCTTATAatggtggggccctggtggcacagtggttaagcatttggctgctaaccaaacggttggcagttcaaatccaccagctgctccttggaaacactatggagcagttctactctgtcctatagggtctctatgagtcagaattgactagatggcaatgggtttttggtttttatcataaCGGTACAAGTAGAGTGCATGTTAAAGGTATAGAATAATAAGATTCTGAGGCAAATTACATGAAGATCACCATTTCCTGTTTATGTGGAACAAGAGAACATTGAAATCTTTTTTCTTACCACTCTGCAAGAACTTCATGGTAGAGTAGAAATTCCAAGAACTATGGGTCTAACAGAATGTTCCCAACTTTCTCCCCATCAGTTGCTTTCACCATTGCTGATGATGAAAGGATTGTTGGGGGCTATACCTGTCAGAAGAATTCCCTCCCCTACCAAGTGTCCCTGAACTCGGTGGGCAATCACTTCTGTGGCGGCTCTCTCATCAGTGACCAGTGGGTGGTATCTGCGGCTCACTGCTACAAGCCGTAAGTGCCAACACTCTGTCCCTGTGTTTGAATGTCTATGCATCCCCAGACTTGCCAAAGCCAAGGATCCCTACACAGTCAGGCTTGAGAAGTGAAGCATCCAGCTTTTAACAGCCCCCCTGTTCCCCAGATGTTATATGGTGTATGGTCTTCCCTATGGAGAGGGGCCTTCAGGGTACCCTTGATGTCCTCCCAAATGACTGGACTAATTTACATGGGCATGTGTGGAGGGGGAGTGGTGGGTGAGGAAGTATCCCCAGAAAGAGCTTGGGAACACGAATCAGGGAGTAGTCCTAGTCATTATAGCTCAGTCAAAAAAATGACATGTTGAGGAAATAAAGCACATGAAATTTCCAGTATAACATTAAAAATAAGCATTACTCATTCTGTCCCCTTAATATTTGGTCTCACCTCTGACTCCTGCCCCATCTCCCAACAATAATTGGCAATTTGACAGAGGAGGAAAGGCAGGTGCTGATCAACCACCAGTGCCCTTTTCTCTCCAATATTCTGTCTTATCTCTGGCTCCTGCCTCATCTCCCTACAATAATCAATAATCCAACAAAGAAAGAAGGGCAGATGTCGATCAACCACCAATGCCCTTCCCTCTCTCAATTTTTTATCCAGGTCATTTGTATTCTGTTCCTATACCTGCCAAGTCTAACAAGATGGAGTCTGTGAGTTTGTGCTTGTGGTGACACTTACCTAGGGACTAGTCTCATCTCACTGTGTCTCATAGGTCTACCTTGAATTCACAATCACCTTTGTGAAAGAATGCTTACAGTGGCTGCTGTCTGTGCTTGTGCTTATGATGGGGTGGTTGGGAGGTGGAGGGACCTCAAGTTGGATAATTAAGAAACTTTTAATCCTTCAACCCAGCCAAATCCAGGTGCGTCTTGGAGAACACAATATTAAGGTCCTTGAGGGCACTGAGCAGTTCATTAATGCAACCAAGATCATCCTCCACCCCAAGTACAACTCAACTGAATATGATAATGACATCATGTTGATTAAACTGAGCTCCCCTGCTACCATCAACTCTTGGGTGTCCAATGTCTCTCTGCCAACATCCTGCGCCGCTGCTCACACCCAGTGCCTCACCTCTGGATGGGGCAACACTAAAATCATTGGCTGTAAGTGCCCCTGGAACTAAAATGTCCAGCATGAGAGTCCCAGCTGGGACAGGCAGACAGGTTCCCTTAGTCCAAGCTGTCACTCAACACAAGGATCCCAGAGAACAGTTTGGGGGCAGATGGACTTTGAGAATATACTAATGGAAATTAGGAAGATCCTTTTGCTGGGACCATGTAGAAGACACGGCAAAAATGAACCATGATTAAGATGCCCAGGTATTCAACTGAAGGGTGGTTAGTGATACTGAGAGAAATACACACCAGTGAGGCAAACAGAATAGAGTTTATGGGATTTGATACTGCCTGCAGTGTAGACCTGCTTGAGAATAAAGCCTCTAGACTTGAGGTCCGTGCTCACTGAAGTTCACATCAGAGAGAGAACAGCCTGCTGATTAGAGCCTTCCAGCACAGCATTGTTCTCCCAAACTAGAAGCTGTTGGCAATCTGAAAGTAAGGGTGGGAGTGTTGGGGAAGAGGAGGAGATATTGGGAAGGAAACTGCAAGAATGTTTGTGTAATCATCTTCTGTTTTCACTCTTGCCCTCAACAGCCAACTACCCAGACCTCTTGCAATGTCTGGAAGCCCCAATCCTGTCTGACTTTGTCTGCCACATTGCCTACCCGGGCCGTATCACCAGCAATATGATATGTGTGGGCTTCCTGAAAGGTGGCAAGGACTCTTGCCAGGTTTGTTTCTCTGCCCCTCTTCTTCCCCCAGCTCAGTCTCACTGTGTTCCATCATATTTCCCTTTTTCCAGAACATAGAGGATTGATTATGAGGGGTGTGGGATAGTTATAGAGTTAATTATAGGACTGTGGGACTGATAACGACAGATGAGGGATAGCTTTGGGAGAgttatagattttattttttgttagggtaaacattaaccctaaagatACACAGAAGACATCCAGCCAACAGTAGGTCAGGGTGAATTTTGCAGGAGTATATTGTGGAAATGAGCCCTTGTGGAAGGAGTAGGGATAGTTAGACTACATTAAATATCCCCAGTCTTCACTCTTATTTGTCCCACGAGACTgcagctgtggaaagagatggagctagaagaggggaggaggagggacagGGGTAAAGCCTGGAGACTAGAGGTTGGATTTACAGGAGAAGAGAAGGTGCTTCATTGAGATTGGCAGCCTAGGAAGATGGGCCCAGGGTAATGGAGGACTGTCCTGAGCCGTTCTCCCATCTGGGCCCAGGTAAGAGTTCTGATGGTCTCTTCCTTCTTGCTCAGGGTGACTCTGGTGGCCCCGTGGTCTGCAATGGAGAGCTTCAGGGTATTGTCTCCTGGGGCTACGGCTGTGCTCTGATAGGCAAACCTGGTGTCTACACCAAAGTCTGCAACTATGTGAGCTGGATTCAGGAGACCATTGCTGCCAACTAGACATCTGTACCTTTCCATGAATCCCCTGCTAGTCAACCCCATCTTCATCCCATCTAAATAAACAGTATCTAAATAAAACATTCCATTATGCACCACACATCAGTCTACGAGTGGTCCTTCTCAGTATTATGAATGTTCTCTTGAGATGAGTGGTAAATCAGAAGGTGcacattgaattaaaaaattatattaagagAGAATTGGAAGAttatttagtcattcattcagtcaAGTTGGTATAAATTCACTGATCACCCACTCTCTTAGCTATATGgttttgtaacagaaatactgcaagtgggtggctttaacaaacagacttttttttttcttacagtttagaggctagaagcccaaatttaggGTGAAATCTCCAGGGGATTGCTCtccttctgttggctctgaaggaaggtccttttctcttttcagatTCTATTCCTTAGctgcttggtgatcttcatgcaGTATGgcatttttcttgcctcatttctgatttcttaatttgctctttttatgtctcaaaagatattgatatAAGACACATGCCAGAGATCGCAAgatgaattttgcaaggccaatgacttcttccttgcaaataccatttatcaccaacataaacagcaactatacatgtggaccttgccaggtggaatacacaggaatcaaatgaagtacatctatggaaagagactatgggaagtttcagtatcatcagtcagaagaaggccagggccaATTGCagtacagaccatcaattgctcatatgcaagttcaaactgaagaaaattagaacaagttcacaagagccaaagtacaaccttgagtatatcccacccaaatttagaaaccaactcaagaatatatttgacatgttgaacgctaatgaccaaagactagacgagttgtggaatgacatcaaggacatcatacatgtagaaagcaagaggtcattaaaagacaggaaagaaagaaaagaccaaagtggatgtcaaaagagactctgaaaactgCTCTTGAACAttcagtagctaaagcgaaaggaagaaatgattaagtaaaagagctaaacagaagacttcaaagagtgtctcaagaagaccaagtaaagtattataatgacatgtgcaaagacctgagttgaaaaccaaaagggaagaacacactaggcatttctcaagctcaaagaacggaagaaaaaattcacgcctagagttacaatattgaggagctatgggggaaaatattaaactacgcaggaagcatcaaaagaagatggaaggaatacacagagccactataccaaaagaaCTGATGGAAGCTCAACCATTTCAGAgcgtagcgtatgatcaagaaccaacggtacggaaggaagaagtccaagctgcatcgaaggctttggcaaaaaacaaggctccaggtattgatagaatatcaattgagatgtttcaacaaaaggatgcagcattgaagtgctcactcatctatgtcaagaaatttgaagacagctacatggctaATCAACATGAAaaaatgcatatttatgcctatttcaaagataTTTCAAAGATAGATGATCCAAAtacatgtggaaattatcaaacaatatcattaatatcacaggcaggtaagattttgctgaagatcattcaaaagtggctgcagcagtacatggatggggaactgccagaagttcaaaagggattcagaaaaggatgtgaaaccagggatatcattgctgatgtcaggtggatcctggctggaagcagagaataccagaaagatatttacctgttttattggctatgcaaaggcatttgactgtgtggatcataacaaattatggataacattaaaaAGAATGGGGAGGTagagggccaagatggaggactaggtggacactaccgcggatccctcttgcaacaaagactcggaaaaacaagtgaatcgatcacatacataacaatctacgaactctgaacaacaaacacagatttagagacggagaacgaacaaatacggggggacaacgattgttttcagagccaggagccagcgtaccagtcaggtgaccttcggagccggatttggggcagagcccaggggggcagacggcacagacaaggggcccagccctagccccagaactcatcccgggagggagcccggCCAGTTGGCACGGGCGGCGtggtggcgcagccggtgggagaagtccccgggaggcagcgactggtcttggagcggggagagcagcgtcccagccggggagccgtcccgccgggattttggcgggcgcgggtGGAGGGTGAGCGCGGGgtgcagctccatccccctgaattgaccccggagcggtcccaaccggttcgcgagggcccagccggttcacgcGGGCGGTGTGGCAGTGCAGCCAGTggaagaagtccccaggaggcagtggctggtcttggagcagggagagcggcgtcccagccgggacgtgCAGTCGCGGctcaggcgcggggagctgctccactctcctgagctgaccccaggGGGGGAGCTCACCCAGTTTGCGGGAGCGGCcgcaacgcggctggcgggacggggagtccccaggaggcagcgactgattttggagtcgggagtgcaccatcccagtaggggagccttaaccttggggtgGGGATGACAGCAGaagatctgaccgtgacgccagcgggccagaccccccagagggcaatctccccacagccagtacatataggcgacgcgccccatgGAAATCTCAGAtttaagagtcattccaagtaagacaaacaactctggctatattccgaggtgctacactcctagctctctgatccctcccccaccctccccaggcggctccattaacatcctaatagcctgagccagagggagaactctgatagggatctgactgcattttttttttttagcggattttctggaaaaactagtttcccagtgatggctcggagacagcagtccatatcaaaccacataaagaagcagaccatgacagcttctacaaccccccaaacaaaagaatcaaaatctttcccaaatgaagatacaatcccggaattatcagatacagaatataaaaaactaatttacagaatgcttaatgatatcacaaatgaaattaggctaactgcagaaaaagccaaggaacacactgagaaaactgttgaagaactcaaaaagattattcaagaacatagtggaaaaattaataagttgcaagaatccatagagagacaacatgtagaaatccaaaagattaacaataaaatt comes from the Elephas maximus indicus isolate mEleMax1 chromosome 8, mEleMax1 primary haplotype, whole genome shotgun sequence genome and includes:
- the LOC126081528 gene encoding trypsin-like, whose amino-acid sequence is MKAFVILALLGAAVAFTIADDERIVGGYTCQKNSLPYQVSLNSVGNHFCGGSLISDQWVVSAAHCYKPQIQVRLGEHNIKVLEGTEQFINATKIILHPKYNSTEYDNDIMLIKLSSPATINSWVSNVSLPTSCAAAHTQCLTSGWGNTKIIGSNYPDLLQCLEAPILSDFVCHIAYPGRITSNMICVGFLKGGKDSCQGDSGGPVVCNGELQGIVSWGYGCALIGKPGVYTKVCNYVSWIQETIAAN